CGAACGTTGTTGACGCTGGTAACTTTTGGTCTTCTTGCTCAACGAGGACGAAGATTTGTGCGTACAGGCAGGGCTTACCGCCCCCAGTGCCAGGCACCAAATCAACCCAAAGGAAAAAAACTTTCTCAAAACCATTAACTTTGGACGCAAAGATACACGTTATCTGCCGGAACCGCCACGGGATTTTATAACCATCTCGGTTTCGGGCCTGTTTTTCTCAAAACTCCTCTAAAACACACCTCATGGCAACACCCAGGTTTTTCAAAGTAAGCGGCAACATTATAGATGTGTTGCGGCAGGAGATTTTCCAGGGCACCGTAGAGGTGATGGATGGCCAGATTGTCCGCATTGTGCGGGAACCCGTCACCCAAACGCAGTACCTGCTGCCCGGGTTCATTGACGCCCACGTGCACGTAGAGAGCTCTATGCTGGTGCCCTCTGAGTTTGCGCGCCTGGCCGTGGTGCACGGCACGGTGGCTACCGTCTCAGACCCGCATGAGATTGGCAACGTGCTGGGCCTCAAAGGGGTGGAATACATGCTGGACAACGGCAAGAAAGTACCGTTCAAGTTTTTCTTCGGGGCCCCGTCCTGCGTGCCGGCCACGCCCTTTGAGACGGCGGGCGCCGAAATAACGCCCGAAGACATTGAGGAATTGTTTCTGCGGCCCGAGGTGAAGTACCTGGCCGAGATGATGAATTGGCCCGGCGTCCTGCACCAGGACGAGCTGGTGATGCAGAAAATAACCCTGGCCCAGAAGTTTGACAAGCAGGTAGACGGCCACGCCCCCGGCCTGCGGGGCGACCAGGCCGCTGCCTACGCCGCCGCTGGCATCACCACCGACCATGAGTGCTTCACCGCCGACGAGGCCCTGGACAAGCTGGCCGTAGGCATGAAGATCTTGATACGGGAAGGCAGCGCCGCCAAGAACTTTGAGGCCCTCATTGAGCTGCTCTCAGAGCACTCCGCTAACATCATGTTCTGCTCAGATGACAAGCACCCAGACAACCTGGTGGAAAGCCACATCAATGAACTGGTGAAGCGCGCCCTGGCCAAAGGCCACGACC
This Rufibacter radiotolerans DNA region includes the following protein-coding sequences:
- the ade gene encoding adenine deaminase is translated as MATPRFFKVSGNIIDVLRQEIFQGTVEVMDGQIVRIVREPVTQTQYLLPGFIDAHVHVESSMLVPSEFARLAVVHGTVATVSDPHEIGNVLGLKGVEYMLDNGKKVPFKFFFGAPSCVPATPFETAGAEITPEDIEELFLRPEVKYLAEMMNWPGVLHQDELVMQKITLAQKFDKQVDGHAPGLRGDQAAAYAAAGITTDHECFTADEALDKLAVGMKILIREGSAAKNFEALIELLSEHSANIMFCSDDKHPDNLVESHINELVKRALAKGHDLFHILQAACVNPVRHYKLEVGLLQEKDPADFIVIDNPQDFNILQTYINGKLVAENGKTKIEFTPSEVINNFHAERKTVEQFRLPAEGPTRIRVIEPYDGQLITGLVTTDGKLENGNLVSDVKFDILKMTVVNRYQNAEPAIAFIKNFGLKRGAIASSVGHDSHNIIAVGADDESICRAVNLLIDAKGGISVVDGAREEILPLPVAGIMSAEDGYWVAEQYAKLDRAAKDLGSTLNSPFMTLSFMALLVIPALKLSDKGLFDGQNFQFVDVIADE